GAGTACGACGCCGCCGCGCTGGCGCTTCATGTGGCGGCCGGCGGCGCGCATGGTGAGGAACGTGGTGCGCACGGCGGTGACCACGGGCTGTTCGTAGTCGGCCAAGGACATCTCCAGCAGCGGGGTGCCCTGCACGTCGCCGTGGGTGATGACGTTGACCGAGATGTCGAGGCTGCCGCCGGCGGCGACCACGGCGTCGGCGTGCTGATCGACCGCCTGCTCGTCCAGGGCGTCGAGCTCCTCGACGTCGGCGCGCCCGCCCGCCGCGCGGATCTCGTCGGCGACCTTCTCGAGCTTCGCGCGCGTACGGCCGGCCAGGAAGACGCGCGCGCCCTCCTCGGCGAACCCGCGCGCGATGGCGCCGCCGATCGCTCCGCCACCGCCGTAGACCACTGCGTTCTTGCCTTCGAGCAGCATGGGCTCTCCGTTCGTCGGGTTCCGCTTCCACCCGTGCGTCGAACGAGGCGCTCACGAATCGACAGGATCCGCGACGTTTCTGACGACGAGCACGATCCGGCGCCCGTGCAGCTCACCGCGTTCCATCCGGCCGTGCGCGTCGGCCGCTTCGGCGAGCGGCACGCGCTCCACCACCCGCGGACGCAGGCCACCGGCGGCGAACCGCTCGTTCAGCG
The sequence above is a segment of the Amycolatopsis sp. 2-15 genome. Coding sequences within it:
- a CDS encoding SDR family NAD(P)-dependent oxidoreductase, with protein sequence MLLEGKNAVVYGGGGAIGGAIARGFAEEGARVFLAGRTRAKLEKVADEIRAAGGRADVEELDALDEQAVDQHADAVVAAGGSLDISVNVITHGDVQGTPLLEMSLADYEQPVVTAVRTTFLTMRAAGRHMKRQRGGVVLVFGGDGDPVRTHPVGGLQVAFAALEAMRRQLAAELGGYGVRTVTLRSGGVPESLPADFAHADAVTDEIAKTTLLGRPATLADVGAVAAFVASDRARTMTAATANVSCGALVD